Genomic segment of Oncorhynchus nerka isolate Pitt River linkage group LG10, Oner_Uvic_2.0, whole genome shotgun sequence:
CTTCAAACAAAACAAATTTCAGAACTTTTAtcatttctgcatttcctgcacccaattgcagtggtggaaaaagtaaccaattgtcatacttgagtaaaactaAAGAATcgttaatagaaaattactcaagcaAGTCACCCaggaaaatactacttgagtaaaagaatTTGGTTTTAAATACACCTAGTATCAAAAGTAATtgataaaatgtacttaagtatcaaagtatAAATAACTTCAAATTCCTTATAGTAAGCAAACCAGATCGCACCATTTTCtaggttttatatatatatatatatatatatacacacacattttttttttatgtatggctagccaggggcacactccaacataatttaaaaacaaagcatgtgtgtttagtgagtcggccagatcagaggctgaccagggatgttctcttcacaagggtgtgaattggaccattttcctgtcctgctaagcattcaaaatgtaacgagtacttttaggtgtcagggaaaatgtatggagcaaAAAGTACAGTATTTTCTTGAAGAATGTCGTGAAGTAAAAGTTGAGCATAACGGTTGCAATCGTGGAAATAGAACGACTATTCTAATTCggtttcctaggggaccctataagCGTCAGATACATTGCATGttctcttagctacttcatgtagctaacatattcttgctttagaagatactgttgcacaaacacaccgatttaggtctacaccatcactggtattatcaggctgtattagctagctacgtttgctcttactcagtacatttattagctagctagctattagcaGCTAACAAATAGCATCTCAAGATTTATGGCAACTTGCTAAGACAAACGAGcggtttgcagatgtaagaaacaaaCTAATAGTGTCATTATAGAACGCTAGTGGATGTATATTAtgaagcaaagtgaaaacagcattATTGTTGTATGTGCTGCATTGATCATGCAGAGACTGGACGCAAGTGTCTCGTGGTTGAGGAGCAACAATGCACTCTGAGTGACAGGGGGCGGGGCTAGGTCTGTAGAAagcggcatggagagagagatgactcaagtagccGAGTAAACTATGCAAATGGATGTTACCCACGGcttatcacatttaacaaaccaaacattcaaataccagtatagaaggtaaagtaaaaacccaaaccggtccatgcatcaataccggtatatcataaaatatggtataccgcccagccctagtGAGGATACATTATTTCAAGCCAGGGTGAGTGACCATGCCCCAAAGCATTTCAGCAGGGAATGAAGACTATACACAAATAAAGTTGCAATTAGACACAAGTTAGCATTTCACACACAGATAGGATGCTTAGGCAAATTGATATAGGATGCATCCACCAACAGTAAgtagaaaaataaagaaatatacATACAAGACCTTCCTTTCCATCTGTAACTTTAGTTCCACACACATTGTGGAATTTTTTCTCAAGGCATTTTTTAACAGTGGACTCTTCTTTGAACGTGATGAAGATAAAACCCCTCCTTTTTTTGAATTTGGGGTCCACTGGGAGTTCGATGGATTCAATCTAAAAAGGTTTGAGAAAGAAACAAATGAATAACACATCAATAACATCCGTAGCTACTGAAACACAGGAGGGTCATGCAGAGGTCATCATAGAATGATAGAAGGGACAGTGACAAACCTCCCCAAAGGTTCCAAAGTATTCTCTGATGGTCTCCTCTGTGGCTTCTGGATTTAGACCACCAACAAAGATCTTCTTGGCTGGTTCCTTCTTCATTGCCATAGCCTTCTTTGGGTCTATCTGTCGTCCATCTAGCCTGTGTTCTTTCTGCTCAAGAACCTTCAAGGTtgcccaaaaaaaaaaaaaaaaatagtctaCAAAGCCCAACTTCCACAAATGTAAGATATCAAAATCATGTCACCTTTCCCACGGAACACACACCTTGTCTACACTTGCTGCCGTTTGGAACAAGATGAACCCAAACCCGCGTGACCTTCCTGTGTTTGAGTCCATCTTGATGGTACAATCTGTCACCTCTCCAAATTTGGAGAAGTAGTCTTTCAGGTCTTTTTTGCTAGTGTCCCAGCTAAGTCCACCAACAAACATTTTGCTGCAGAGAAACACAGATCAGTAAGGACCGAGGACAAAGCTCATGAACTGACAACTGAGCAGGCACTTAAATTTCATTCAAGTTCGGATAGGCACACATTGTGGCTTACAAATTTGTACAGGCCAATAAAAATGGGAGTTCACACTTCGGTTGTATCACCGCAACTCAAAACACCGATTGCATAAGTGTAACAATGCTAGCCAGTTGAAGCCCATCCCCCAAATGGGCTGGGCATGGCGCCAAGACTAAACAAAAGATAAAACGTTTGCAGCTAACGTTATTATAATACGACTATGTAAAACAACCATACATAAACTTACCCAGCGTCATCCTCGCCTTTGCTTGCATTTATCTGTCCCCCTTCTGCCGCTCCGTTCTGGGCGTCCACTTCCTCCACAGCAGCCTCTTCCTCACAACTCTGTTTGTC
This window contains:
- the LOC115119478 gene encoding heterogeneous nuclear ribonucleoprotein A/B-like isoform X1 — translated: MSDDAEQQLMETSENGNEAEELNGAEESTLQAETEEQDKQSCEEEAAVEEVDAQNGAAEGGQINASKGEDDAGKMFVGGLSWDTSKKDLKDYFSKFGEVTDCTIKMDSNTGRSRGFGFILFQTAASVDKVLEQKEHRLDGRQIDPKKAMAMKKEPAKKIFVGGLNPEATEETIREYFGTFGEIESIELPVDPKFKKRRGFIFITFKEESTVKKCLEKKFHNVCGTKVTDGKEGLCEIKIAQPKEVYQQQQFGGRGGASYGGGRGGRGRGGGQNQYGNQGYNNYWNQGYGNQGYGNQGYGNQGYGNQGYGYGGQQAYGNYGAYGNYDYSAGYYGGGYGGGYDYNQGNTSYGKTPRRGGHQGSYKPY
- the LOC115119478 gene encoding heterogeneous nuclear ribonucleoprotein A/B-like isoform X2, producing MSDDAEQQLMETSENGNEAEELNGAEESTLQAETEEQDKQSCEEEAAVEEVDAQNGAAEGGQINASKGEDDAGKMFVGGLSWDTSKKDLKDYFSKFGEVTDCTIKMDSNTGRSRGFGFILFQTAASVDKVLEQKEHRLDGRQIDPKKAMAMKKEPAKKIFVGGLNPEATEETIREYFGTFGEIESIELPVDPKFKKRRGFIFITFKEESTVKKCLEKKFHNVCGTKVTDGKEGLCEIKIAQPKEVYQQQQFGGRGGASYGGGRGGRGRGGGQNQYGNQGYNNYWNQGYGNQGYGNQGYGNQGYGNQGYGYGGQQAYGNYGAYGNYDYSAGYYGGGYGGGYDYRLK